atgttttatatatttatatgtattattgctatatatattagatatattatatgtattattttcTATACACATTTCATGTAAACAGTCTCCCTGTGCACTGTGCAGCAGTCAGTTTAGTGCAGGAGGTTTTGTTGCAGTCACAGGACATCAGATATCACCACAGACAGTTGTAAGATTTGCTTGGCACTGACCTGTTTTTAGctgctgctgctctgtctctttgCCTTCGGTTTTTGAACCAATTGCCCACTTGTGTGGGTGTGAGTCCAGTGGCCTGGGCCAGTTCCCTTTTCTTGCTGGGATTGGGATAAGGGTCCTGTAGATACCACTCCCTTAGGAGGCTGCGAGTCCTCTCCTTGAAGCAATGGGTTTTCTGCTCACCATCCCAGATGGTCCTGGGCAGAGGAAACTTCTTCCTCACTCTGTATTTATCAACGGGTCCTAGGGGGCGCCCCCTGAGTTTTTCAGCCTCCTGGTAGTGGGCTTCCAGCCACATGGCCTGCAGCTTTCCATGGGACTCCTTAGTAAACTTGTGGTTCTCCAGGATGTGGTAGAGGTCTCTGAAGTTGCCCGTATGGAAGGCCACAACAGCCCTAGCTCTGAGGATGGACTCATGCTTGTTGATGGCCTCACAGGCACCAGGGGCCACAGGTAGGGACCATAGGAATCTCCCCAGCCTCTCAATGTCCCCTGTCTCCTCCAGCGTCTCACATACGCTGGCCACTTGCTCCGGGGAGAAGTTGAGGGTGGGCAGCTGGAACATGGACAGCTCTTCTGGGGCTCTGGAGCTGCTGCTGGTGGTGGCCAGGAGCAGGGAGCGCTCACTGCTGAAGTTTGGCAGGAAGAAGTGGGTGGGATAGAGCTCTAGAGGAGACCTGAACACCATGGAATGACCGCAGAGCAAGCAAGATCACacagagaagaagaagaaggaaatcaaataataataatagtaataataaataaaaaagaaacattcaagcactcagcagcagcagcagcagcctcctgaTAATGACACCGGCCTCATAATATCTCCACACTGAGTGCAGCATTGAAACATTGTATCCCTTTTCTATTGGTCTACAAGGTGTCGTTCTAAGGTCTCCATGGCGACGCTGCCAATCACTGTCAAGTGTGCCAATCATGTCCTCCAACGTCACGCAAGTTACCACTTCCCCTAAACGAGGGAGGGAGAAGGGAGGGGAGGAGGGAAgggcagggagggagggggtggtgctgctgccgctggtggctgtgctgctgctactgctgctgctgctggtggtgctGGAGGTTTATCTAATCTGCTACTCCCCTTCCCCTAAATAAGGGATCAAATAATGTGATTGTTGAATGGGATGAGCAATTAGTGGGTGGAATATTATTGTGATCTTAACGAGGCTGAAGGAGATATGGGGGATCAGGAGGGGGGGGGTATAGGGAGTAAATGGGCCAGGCTGGGCTACACGTTGGAATAAAGGGCTTCTGACTGAGACAATTTACACATGATTTGCACGTAGTTTCACTTCATTCTGCCCATGTGAGCACTAATAGTGCAGGGAAGAAAGGAGAGATGAGATCATTAGAGACATCCTCAGACTGGTGTGACCTTACCAGCGGCTCAGGCAGCAGATTGTGGGCAGCACTGGGTACCTGGCACTGCTGCCCAGCTTTACACCGGACCCTCTTAACCCCATCCTTGCCAAGGAGGAAGGCAATGCAGTGCCAGGGTAACTAACTACGGGGAGACGGGGGGTTGTAGTAAACTCAAGCACTTCACATTCTTTCTTTATTAACTTTTGCAATGGTGAAATGGTGTCACAGACTACTGGCAGTCCCCACCAACTTCTGAGCACTTTTATGTGTAAACATGTGCAAGTGTATGAGTGTGTATGTAAGCATATATGACTGTGTATGTTAAggactatgtgtgtgtgtgtgtgtgtgtgtatatatatatatatatgtgtgtgtaagcATATATGACTGTGTATGTATAggactatgtgtgtgtgtgtgtatatatatatatatatatatatatgtatatatatatctaaaatgACTGTGTATGTAAATGATTATGCATAAGTGTGTGtgaatgtatgtgtatatatatatatatatatacacacatatatatatatatatatatatatatataatatataatacaaaAAGAGGGCAAAACTCCAAATTTGTGGAACAATGAAGAacaatttattcacccatgtggcaagGTGGCAAGGTTTCGGCTCAAtaccagaacctttttcaagcacttGAAAAAGGCTCTGGTATTGAGCCCAAACGTTGCCTTGCCAAATGGATGAATAAAGTTTTCTTCATTGTTACAggaatttggagtgctgctgcttTTTGTATCCTGCATATTGGGTGAGCTTATTCCCATTGGGccttgcacctattttttttcatttttttattctttggtcTTTGGTCGGTGCtgccatttttcaattttctatataaatatatatatatacatatatacatgcatGTGTATATAAGTATACATGACTGTGTTCTTGTATGAATATGTGTGTATCAGTGTGTAGATGTGTATGTATATGATTATCTGTGTTTGTatgtcagtatatatatatatatatatatatatatatatgattttgtATATAAGCATTTAAAGACTGTAttcatatatgtatgtgtgtatgtgtctatTTATGACTGTGAGCATATATGAGTGTATATTTCTGTATACATGTGTGCATGTtaactgtgtgtgtatgtatggatATGTATGTTTGAATGTATGATTATGTATGTATAGTGTCTAAGTTGCatcttttgtaaaaaaataaaaataaaaaagcaggcATACAGATACccctattttatttatattttttacaatttctaCAATCTTATTGTGGGGTTTATAATGCCCAGGAAAGTATTAGTGTGCAGATGTATTATTGCCATAGGTTTCCTACCATTGTGATGCGTGGAGTATATGATGATTATTAATACTCCCATCAGGTGGTAGGTGTGTGCCGCTATGGCAGTGTGATTTACAGAGATTTGCACGGGTCATGGCAGTCTTTCCAGCCTTACTGTGTATATTTAGACAGGACTTTGCTTGGTGTTAAAAAGTGTATATATTGAATGGGTTCACACACAGTAGCAGACAATGGGCACATTGTAAGGGCATGTACAACGCGTATTGAAACGCTGCAGCCAGACTTGTGCTAATCTGCCCTCAGTAAAGCTGAAATAATTATCCTAAGCCGCCTTCCTACAAGAAAAATCAGTCAGGAATTCAAACTTTTTCTTAAAGATCCTTTCTGCATTCCGATGGAGATCTAGGGGCAAGTGTGGAGCTCCGACTACTGCCAGCATCAATGCAGAGGCACACAACAATGCACATGTAGAACACAGGGGACATGACCCTTTACATGAGATATGGGGGGAGTGccccttttttggggggccaCATACAGAAtagaaggcaggaagaattaTCGGATTGATCATAGAGTATGTATTATACACAAACATGATGAATGAATATTCCTGGTGTATATGCAGATGCTGTCACTGTATGACAGATGTATTACACATAATATTCTCGTAAGTATAAATTCATATACAGTTCATGTATCTGTTGtagttacactgttatctgtgtAGTTTGTGTGTCATGGttgtatacagtctgtgtggtaTATTCATATACCCAATGTGTAGATGTTCTTGTATCTTCACACTAATATAGTGCACATGCACAGACTAAGCCAGTTGTAATATATCCTTACATATATGGTGCTTGTATGATTAGTGTAGTGTGTTCAACAACAGTCTTTGCAGTTGTAGTATTTGCATGAACAATCTGTGTAATTTGAATATTATATTCATATATAGTCTCTATAATTGGTGTTTTAGTTGTTgcaatgtataaaaaatatagtGTTTGTGTATATATTGGCACACAACAATGCACATGTAGAACACAGTGGACATGACCCTTTACATGAGATATGGGGGagtgtgtatacacacacacagagtacATGTACCTGAAGTATATTCATATACACCACATGCAGCTGGCTTAAAATATTCATAAAGATGTATCATATACAGTCTCTGTAGCTGGTGTAATATACTAATGTACAGTCTGGGAAACTGTGTAATATACTCATATACAGTCTGTGTAGCTGGTATAATATACTCATATACAGTCACTGTAGctagtgtaatatacttatatacAGTCTGTGTATCTGGTGTAATATACTCACATACAGTCTGTTTAGCTGGTGTAATATACTCATATACAGTCTGTGTAgctggtgtaatatacttatatacAGTCTGTGTAGCTGGTGTAATATACTCATATACAGTCTGTGTAACTGATGTAATATACTCATATACAGCCTGGGTAGTTGGTGTAATATACTCATATACAGTCTCTGTAGCTAGTGTAATATACTCATATACAGTCTCTGTAGCTAGTGTAATATACTCATATACAGCCTGTGTAGCTGGTGTAATATACTCATATACAGCCTTGATAGTTGGCGTAATATACTCATATACAGTCTGTGTAGCTGGTGTAATATACTCATATACAGTCTGTGTAGCTGGTGCAATATACTCATATACAGTCTCTGTAGCTGGTGTAATATACTCATATACAGCCTGTGTAGCTGGTGTAATATACTCATATACAGTCTGTGTAGCTGGTGTAATATACTCATATACAGTCTGTGTAgctggtgtaatatacttatatacAGTCTGTGTAGCTGGTGTAATATACTCATATACAGCCTGGGTAGTTGGTGTAATATACTCATATACATCCTGGGAATCTGTGTAATATACTCATATACAGTCTGTGTAGCTGGTGTAATATACTCATATACAGTCTGTGTAGCTGGTGTAATATACTCATATACAGCCTGGGTAGTTGGTGTAATATACTCATATACAGTCTCTGTAGctagtgtaatatacttatatacAGTCTGTGTATCTGGTGTAATATACTCATATACAGTCACTGTAGctagtgtaatatacttatatacAGTCTGTGTATCTGGTGTAATATACTCATATACAGCCTGGGTAGCTGGTGTAATATACTCATATACAGTCTGTGTAGCTGGTGTAATATACTCATGTACAGTCTGTGTAGCTGGTGTAATATATTCATATACAGCCTGGGAAGCTGGTGTAATATACTCATATACAGTCTGTGTAGCTGGTGTAATATACTCATATACAGTCTGGGTAGTTGGTGTAATATACTCATATACAGTCTGGGTAGCTGGTGTAATATACTCATATACAGTCTGGGTAGTTGGTGTAATATACTCATATACAGTCTCTGTAGCTGGTGTAATATACTCATATACAGTCGGTGTAGCTGGTGTAATATACTCATATACAGTCTGAGTAGCTGGTGTAATATAGTCATATACAGCCTGGGTAGCTGGTATAATATACTCATATACAGTCTGTGTAGCTGGTGTAATATACTCATATACAGTCTGGGTAGTTGGTGTAATATACTCATATACAGTCTCTGTAGCTGGTGTAATATACTCATATACAGTCGGTGTAGCTGGTGTAATATACTCATATACAGTCTGAGTAGCTGGTGTAATATAGTCATATACAGCCTGGGTAGCTGGTATAATATACTCATATACAGTCTGTGTAGCTGGTGTAATATACTCATATACAGCCTGTGTAGCTAGTGTAATATACTCATATACAGTCTGTGTAGCAGGTGTAATATACTCATATACAGCCTGGGAAGCTGGTGTAATATACTCATATACAGTCTGTGTAGCTGGTGTAATATATTCATATACAGCCTGGGTAGTTGGTGTAATATACTCATATACAGCCTGGGAATCTGTGTAATATACTCATATACAGTCTGTGTAGCTGGTGTAATATACTCATATACAGCCTGGGTAGTTGGTGTAATATACTCATATACAGTCTCTGTAGTTAGCGTAATATGCTCATATACAGTCTGTGTAGCTGGTGTAATATACTCATATACAGCCTGTGTAGCTGGTGTAATATACTCATATACAGTCTGGGTAGCTGGTGTAATATACTCATATACAGTCTGGGAAGCTGTGTAATATACTCATATACAGCCTGGGTAGCTGGTATAATATACTCATATACAGCCTGTGTAGCTGGtgtaatatacagggagtgcagaattattaggcaaatgagtattttgaccacatcatcctctttatgcatgttgtcttactccaagctgtataggctcgaaagcctactaccaattaagcatattaggtgatgtgcatctctgtaatgagaaggggtgtggtctaatgacatcaacaccctatatcaggtgtgcataattattaggcaacttcctttcctttggcaaaatgggtcaaaagaaggacttgacaggctcagaaaagtcaaaaatagtgagatatcttgcagagggatgcagcactcttaaaattgcaaagcttctgaagcgtgatcatcgaacaatcaagcgtttcattcaaaatagtcaacagggtcgcaagaagcgtgtggaaaaaccaaggtgcaaaataactgcctatgaactgagaaaagtcaagcgtgcagctgccaagatgccacttgccaccagtttggccatatttcagagctgcaacatcactggagtgcccaaaagcacaaggtgtgcaatactcagagacatggccaaggtaagaaaggctgaaagacgaccaccactgaacaagacacacaagctgaaacgtcaagactgggccaagaaatatctcaagactgatttttctaaggttttatggactgatgaaatgagagtgagtcttgatgggccagatggatgggcccgtggctggattggtaaagggcagagagctccagtccgactcagacgccagcaaggtggaggtggagtactggtttgggctggtatcatcaaagatgagcttgtggggccttttcgggttgaggatggagtcaagctcaactcccagtcctactgccagtttctggaagacaccttcttcaagcagtggtacaggaagaagtctgcatccttcaagaaaaacatgattttcatgcaggacaatgctccatcacacgcgtccaagtactccacaacgtggctggcaagaaagggtataaaagaagaaaatctaatgacatggcctccttgttcacctgatctgaaccccattgagaacctgtgtccatcatcaaatgtgagatttacaaggagggaaaacagtacacctctctgaacagtgtctgggaggctgtggttgctgctgcacgcaatgttgatggtgaacagatcaaaacactgacagaatccatggatggcaggcttttgagtgtccttgcaaagaaaggtggctatattggtcactgatttgtttttgttttgtttttgaatgtcagaaatgtatatttgtgaatgttgagatgttatattggtttcactggtaaaaataaataattgaaatgggtatatatttgttttttgttaagttgcctaataattatgcacagtaatagtcacctgcacacacagatatccccctaaaatagcacaaactaaaaactacttccaaaaatattcagctttgatattaatgagttttttgggttcattgagaacatggttgttgttcaataataaaattaatcctcaaaaatacaacttgccaaataattctgcactccctgtactcaTATACAGCCTGAGTAGCTGGTATATTATACTCATATACAGTCTGTGTATCTGGTGtgatatacacatatacagtctGGGAAGCTGTGCAATATACTCATATACAGCCTGGGTAGCTGGTATAATATACTCATATGCAGTCTGTGTAGTTGGTGTAATATACTCATATACAGCCTTGGTAGCTGGTGTAATATACTCATATACAGTCTGTGTAGCTGGTGTAATATACTCATATACAGTCTGGGTAGCTGGTGTAATATACTCTTATACAGTCTGTGTAGCTGGTGTAATATACTCATATACAGTCTGTGTAGCTGGTGTAATATACTCATATACAGCCTTGGTAGTTGGGGTAATATACTCATATACAGTCTGTGTAGTTGGTGTAATATACTCATATACAGTCTCTGTAGCTGATATAATATACTCATATACAGCCTGTGTAGCTGGTGTAATATACTCATATACAGTCTGTGTAGTTGGTGTAATATACTCATGTACAGTCTGTGTAGCTGGTGTAATATACTCATATACAGTCTGTGTAGCTGGTGTAATATACTCATATACAGTCTCTGTAGCTGATATAATATACTCATATACAGCCTGTGTAGCTGGTGTAATATACTCATATACAGCCTGTGTAGCTGGTGTAATATACTCATATACAGTCTGTGTAGTTGGTGTAATATACTCATGTACAGTCTGAGTAGCTGGTGTAATATACTCATATCTAGTCTGTGAATCTGTTATAATATACTCATATACAGTCTGAGTAGCTGGTGTAATATACTCATATACAGTCTGGGAAGCTGTGTAATATACTCATATACAGCCTGGGTAGCTGGTATAATATACTCATATACAGCCTGTGTAGCTGGTTTAATATACTCATATACAGCCTGGGTAGCTGGTATATTATACTCATATACAGTCTGTGTATCTGGTGtgatatacacatatacagtctGGACAGCTGTGCAATATACTCATATACAGCCTGGGTAGCTGGTATAATATACTCATATGCAGTCTGTGTAGTTGGTGTAATATACTCATATACAGCCTTGGTAGTTGGTGTAATATACTCTTATACAGTCTGGGTAGCTGGAGTAATATACTCATATACAGTCGGTGTAGCTGGTGTAATATACTCATATATAGTCTGTGTAGCTGGTGTAATATACTGATATACAGTCTGTGTAGTTGGTGTAATATACTCATATACAGTCTGAGTAGCTGGTGTAATATACTGATATACAGTCTGTGTAGTTGGTGTAATATACTCATATATAGTCTCTGTAGCTGGTGTAATATATTCATATACAGCCTGTGAAGCTGGTGTAATATACTCATATACAGTCTGTGTAGCTGGTGTAATATACTCATATACAGCCTGGGTAGTTGGTGTAATATACTCATATACAGTCTCTGTAGCTGGTGTAATATACTCATATACAGTCTGTGTAGCTGGTGTAATATACTCATATACAGTTTCTGTAGCTGGTGTAATATACTCATATACAGTCTGTGTAGCTGGTGTAATATACTCATATACAGCCTGGGTAGTTGTTGTAATATACTCATATACAGTCTCTGTAGCTGGTGTAATATACTCATATACAGTCTGAGTAGTTGGTGTAATATACTCATATACAGTCTCTGTAGCTAGTGTAATATACTCATATACAGCCTGTGTAGCTAGTGTAATATACTCATACACAGTCTGTGTAGCTAGTGTAATATACTCATATACAGTCTGTTTAGCTGGTATAATATACTCATATACAGTCTGTGTAGCTGGTGTAATATACTCATATACAGTCTGTGTAGTTGGTGTAATATACTCATATACAGTCTGTGTAGCTGGTGTAATATACTCATATACAGTCTGTTTAGCTGGTGTAATATACTCATATACAGTCTGAGTAGCTGGTGTAATATACTCATATACACCCTGGGTAGCTTGTGTAATATACTCATATACACCCTGGGTAGCTGGTATAATATACTCATATACAGTCTGAGTAGCTGGTGTAATATACTCATATACAGTCTGAGTAGCTGGTGTAATATACTCATATACAGTCTGAGTAGCTGGTGTAATATACTCATATACACCCTGGGTAGCTTGTGTAATATACTCATATACACCCTGGGTAGCTGGTATAATATACTCATATACAGTCTGAGTAGCTGGTGTAATATACTCATATACAGTCTGAGTAGCTGGTGTAATATACTCATATACAGTCTGAGTAGCTGGTGTAATATACTCATATACACCCTGGGTAGCTTGTGTAATATACTCATATACACCCTGGGTAGCTGGTATAATATACTCATATACAGTCTGAGTAGCTGGTGTAATATACTCATATACAGTCTGAGTAGCTGGTGTAATATACTCATATACAGTCTTTGTAGCTGGTGTAATATACTCATATACAGTCTCTGTACCTGGTGTAATATACTCATATACAGTCTGTGTTGGCAGTATAATAAATTCATATACACTGCATGTAATATATTCATATCTATGCTATGTAAGTGAAGTGGTTTATTCATACACTGTTCATGTGGCTAGTGTATTATTTTATATAGTATTATGTTCATATACAGTCAGTGTAGCTGATGTATTATATTCAAATACAATACATGTAGCTTCTGTGTTATATCCTTATACTCTATATGTAGTTAGTGTAGTCTATTCCAATACAATTCCGAATAGCTGGAGTAGTATGGTCATACATATACAGTCTGTGTGGTTGGTGTATTATCTTAATGTACTAGGgtgttatattatattatattaatataCAGCATTTGCAGCTTttgtattatatctatggacagtaTGTGCATCATTTGCATTATGTCATATGCAGTCTATTTAGCTGGTGTAATTTATTCATATAGAGTCTGTGCAGCTGGTGTAATAGAGCCACATAAAGTTTGTGTAGTTGTTACAATGTATACAGTCTTTGTAGCTGGTGTACTAtagtcatatacagtatattaagtTGGTGTAATATACTCCTATACAATGTAATATACTAAATAGCTggtgtaatatatttttataaagtCTATGTGGCTGGTACAATATATGCAGTTTGTGTAGctagtttattatatttatatacagtatacgtgTCTGGTGTTATATATTCATATGCAGTAATTGTGTCTAGTGTGATATATTCATATAAAGTAAATGTACCTAGTGTTATATATTCATATGCAGTTTATGTAGATGCTGCACTATATTCATACAAAGTATGTGTACCTGGTGTTATATATTCATGTGCAGTATATGTATTTGATGTAGTATATTTTATATAGTACATGTATCTGGTGTATGGCCAGTGCATGTAGTTGGTGTTATACATTCATATGCAGTATATGTATCTGGTGTAGTATattcatgtacagtatatgtctctGATGTGATATATTCATGTACAATATATGTATCTGATGTAGTATattcatgtacagtatatgtatctGGTGTAGTATattcatgtacagtatgtgtatctGGTGTAGTAtattaatgtacagtatatgtctctGATGTGATATATTCATGTACAATATATGTATCTGGTGTAGTATattcatgtacagtatatgtctctGATGTGATATATTCATGTACAATATATGTATCTGATGTAGTATattcatgtaca
The genomic region above belongs to Bufo gargarizans isolate SCDJY-AF-19 chromosome 4, ASM1485885v1, whole genome shotgun sequence and contains:
- the SIX3 gene encoding homeobox protein SIX3; its protein translation is MVFRSPLELYPTHFFLPNFSSERSLLLATTSSSSRAPEELSMFQLPTLNFSPEQVASVCETLEETGDIERLGRFLWSLPVAPGACEAINKHESILRARAVVAFHTGNFRDLYHILENHKFTKESHGKLQAMWLEAHYQEAEKLRGRPLGPVDKYRVRKKFPLPRTIWDGEQKTHCFKERTRSLLREWYLQDPYPNPSKKRELAQATGLTPTQVGNWFKNRRQRDRAAAAKNRLQHQSIGQSGMRSLAEPGCPTHSSAESPSTAAASPTTSVSSLAERAETGTSILSVTSSDSECDV